The Ramlibacter algicola genome segment GACGCGCAGGCCGATGGTCTTGCGCTGCGGGTGGCTCAGGCGGCGCGGCACCTCGCGCGTCGCGTCGAGGATGAATGTGAAGGGCCCGGGCGTCGCGAGCTTGAGCAGCCGGTACTGCTTGTTGTCCACGCGCGCGTAGTTCGCCAGCTCGCTCAGGTCGCGGCACAGCAGCGTCAGGTGGTGCTTCTCGTCGACGCCGCGCACCTGGCGCAGGCGGTCGGCGGCTGCCTTGTCGTCCAGGTGGCAGGCGAGGGCGTAGCTCGAATCGGTGGGCACCGCCAGCAGGCCGCCTTGCTCCAGCAGCGCCACGGCCTGCTTCAGGAGCCGGGGCTGCGGGTTCTGCGGATGCAGTTCGAAGTACTGCGCCATGTCAGGCCTTCGCGACCTGCGGCGTCGCGCGGCGCGCCTCGTGCAGCGTGAGCCAGGCGCCCGCGGCGCCGCACACCGCGATCAGCGCCATCCCGAACAGCGAGGGGCCGTCCGGCACGTGGTCGAACACCAGCAGCCCGCCCAGCATCGAGAAGGCGATCTGCGCGTACAGGTAGGGCGTCAGCGTCGCTGCCGGCGCATTGCGGAACGCGAGGATCAGGAAGAAGTGCCCGACGGTGCCCATCAGTCCCATGAAACAGAGGCCTGCCCACAGCCAGGCGCCCTGCACGGGGGCCCACGCGAACGGCAGCGTCAACGAGGCAACGAGCGTGCCCACCCAGCCGGTGTACAGGTGCATCGTGACCGGGTCCTCGGTGCGGGCCAGCTTGCTGGTGAGCACCTGGAACCAGGCATTGCTCACCACCAGCCCCAGCGGCAGCAACATCGCCCAGCTGAACGTCTCGCCGCCGGGGCGGATGATCACCAGCGTCCCGGCAAAGCCGCCGGCCACCAGCGACCAGCGCAATGCGGAGACGTGTTCCTTCAGCACCGTGGCGGCCAGCAGCGTGACCGCCAGCGGCGCCATCATCACGATCGCCGTGAATTCGCCCACCGGCATGTAGCGCAGGCTGGTGAACGCCAGCAGGCTGCTGGTGAGCAGCAACAGGCCGCGCAGCACCTGGAACGGCAGGTGCCGCGTGCGCAGCACGGTCCAGCCGCGCCAGGGCAGCACGACGGCGGTCGTGGCGACGGCCTGGAACGCGTAGCGGAACCACAGGGCCATCAGCAGCGGCACCAAGGGGCTGACCGCCTTGGTGGTGGTGTCGAGGGCGGAGAAGCAGGCGCAGGCGCCCAGCACGAGCAGGATGCCCAGCAAGCCATGCTTGCCGCGCGGCGCCGCCGTCACCGGATGCGGTCGGCGAGCAGCTCCCACACCGGCGTGAGCTCGCCCGGCAGGAAGGGCAGCTGGCCGAGATCGGTGTGGCTCTCGTCGGGGCTGTGGAAGTCGCTGCCGCGCGAGGCGGCCAGGCCGAACTCGCGCGCGGTGTCGGCGTAGCGCATCGCCTCGGCCGCGGTGTGGCTGCCGGTCACCACTTCCACGCCACGGCCGCCGTGCGCCTTGAATTCGGTGAACAGCGCGTATTCCTCGGTCGCCGTGAAGCGGTAGCGGGCCGGGTGCGCGATGACGGCGGCGCCGCCGGCTTCGCTGATCCAGCGCACCGCGTCCTTCAGCGACGCCCAGCGGTGCGGCACGAAGCCCGGCTTGCCGTCGGTGAGGTACCGGCGGAACACTTCGCTGGTGTCCTTGCAGACGCCGGTCTCGACCAGGAAGCGCGCGAAGTGGGTGCGCGAGATCAGCTCGGGGTTGCCGACGTACTTCAGCGCGCCTTCGTAGGCGCCGCGGATGCCGACCTTCTCGAGCTGCGCGCTCATCTCCTGCGCGCGGGCGCCGCGGCCCCCCCGCGTGGCCTGCAGGCCTTCGTGCATGCGCGGGTCCTCGGCGTCGAAGCCCAGGCCGACGATGTGCACCGTCTCGCTCGCGAAGGTCACCGAGATCTCGGTGCCCGTGAGGTACTTCATGCCATGCGCATGCGCCGCCGCCATGGCGCGCTGCTGGCCGCCGATCTCGTCGTGGTCGGTGAGCGCCCACAGCTCGACCCCATTGGCGGCGGCACGCGCCGCCAGTGCCTCGGGCGTGAGCGTGCCGTCGGACACCACGGAATGGCAGTGCAGGTCGGCGTTCAGGATGGGCACCCCTCGATTGTCGCTCAGGGCGCGCAACGCGAGCCGGCGAGGGTCCTGGTCAGTTCAGCGCGCCGGCCGCCAGGCGCAGGTCGGCGCTGGTGCGCAGCGCGCAACGGAGGGCGACTTCGAGGCCGCGCGCCAGCTGCTCCAGCGTCATCGAGGGCGCGCCCTGCTGCGGCAGCCAGGGCACGTGCACCAGGCCGCCTCGCGTACCGGCCCAGGCGGGCTGCGCCAGCAGGTGCATCAGGCCGTAGAACACGTGGTTGCACACGAAGGTGCCGGCCGTCTGCGACACGTCGCCGCGGATGCCTTCGGCCAGCAGCGCGGCCAGCATCGCCTTGATGGGCAAGGTCGTGAAATACGCCGCCGGCCCGCCTTCCACCACCGGCGTGTCGACCGGCTGGGCGCCGGCGTTGTCCGGGATGCGGGCGTCGTTGACGTTGATCGCGACGCGCTCCAGCGAGATGGCCGCCCGGCCGCCGGCCTGCCCGGTGCAGACGACCAGCGCCGGCCGGTGCTGGCCCAGCAGCTCCCGCAGGACGTGGAGCGACTGGCCGAACCGGGTGGGCAGCTGGGCGGCGACGACGACGTGGCCGTCCAGCTCGCGGCCGTCGAGCGCCTGCACGGCCAGCCAGCTGGGATTGACGGGCTGGCCGCCGAACGGGTCGAACCCGGTGAGCAGGATGCGGGGTTGGCCGACAGGGCGCTCGGGGCGGGCGCTTAGCATCGGCTCACTGTAGCGGAGGTGAGCCATGCGCTGGGAAGGCGAACAAGGATCGGGCAACGTCGAGGACTACCGCGGCTCCGGCGGGGGCGGTGGGGGCGGATTCCGCCTCGGTGGCGGCCTGAGCATCGGCGCGATCGTCATCGCGCTGGTCGGCGGCGCCATCTTCGGGATCAATCCGTTGACGATCCTGGGCCTGCTCAGTGGCGGCGGGCCAGCGCCCGTGCAGCAACAGCAGGCCCACCAGCCGCCCGCGAATGACAAGACCGCACAGTTCGTGTCGGTGGTGCTGGCCAACACCGAGCAGGTCTGGACCCAGGTGTTCGCGCAGGGTGGCGCGCGCTACCAGCCGCCCAAGCTGGCGCTGTACGACGGTGCGATCCGGACGGGGTGCGGGTCGGGCCAGGCCGCCATGGGGCCGTTCTACTGCCCGGCCGACCAGAAGGTGTACATCGACCTGTCGTTCTACCGGACGCTGCGCGAGCGCCTGGGCGCGCCCGGCGAGTTCGCGCAGGCGTACGTGATCGCGCACGAGGTCGGCCACCACGTGCAGCACCTGCTGGGCATCTCCGACCGCGTCGACCAGCAGCGGGCGCGCGGCAGCCAGGCGCAGGGCAATGCGATGAGCGTGCGGCTGGAATTGCAGGCGGACTGCTTCGCGGGCGTCTGGGCGCACCACTCGCAGGAGTCCAAGGGCTGGCTGGACCCGGGCGACATCGAAGCGGCGCTGAACGCCGCCCAGAAGATCGGGGACGACACGCTGCAGCGCTCCGCCGGCCGCGCCGTGGTCCCGGAAAGCTTCACGCACGGCAGCAGCGCGCAGCGCCAGCGCTGGTTCAACACCGGGTGGCAGAGCGGCAGCGTGAAGTCCTGCGATACCTTCAGCGCGCAGTCGCTGTAACAGCGCGACCGCGGGGTCAAATCCGCCCCAAGCCGGCCTCGCAGCCCCGCGTGGGACAATACGCGGTT includes the following:
- a CDS encoding L-threonylcarbamoyladenylate synthase, with product MAQYFELHPQNPQPRLLKQAVALLEQGGLLAVPTDSSYALACHLDDKAAADRLRQVRGVDEKHHLTLLCRDLSELANYARVDNKQYRLLKLATPGPFTFILDATREVPRRLSHPQRKTIGLRVPDHPVLQQLLELHGGALLATTLIPRGEDEPLNDAQDIRQRYEKLVAGVVDAGACPLEPTTVIDMTAMDTGGEPVVTRLGRGDPARLGL
- a CDS encoding EamA family transporter, which translates into the protein MTAAPRGKHGLLGILLVLGACACFSALDTTTKAVSPLVPLLMALWFRYAFQAVATTAVVLPWRGWTVLRTRHLPFQVLRGLLLLTSSLLAFTSLRYMPVGEFTAIVMMAPLAVTLLAATVLKEHVSALRWSLVAGGFAGTLVIIRPGGETFSWAMLLPLGLVVSNAWFQVLTSKLARTEDPVTMHLYTGWVGTLVASLTLPFAWAPVQGAWLWAGLCFMGLMGTVGHFFLILAFRNAPAATLTPYLYAQIAFSMLGGLLVFDHVPDGPSLFGMALIAVCGAAGAWLTLHEARRATPQVAKA
- a CDS encoding 3',5'-nucleoside bisphosphate phosphatase, producing the protein MPILNADLHCHSVVSDGTLTPEALAARAAANGVELWALTDHDEIGGQQRAMAAAHAHGMKYLTGTEISVTFASETVHIVGLGFDAEDPRMHEGLQATRGGRGARAQEMSAQLEKVGIRGAYEGALKYVGNPELISRTHFARFLVETGVCKDTSEVFRRYLTDGKPGFVPHRWASLKDAVRWISEAGGAAVIAHPARYRFTATEEYALFTEFKAHGGRGVEVVTGSHTAAEAMRYADTAREFGLAASRGSDFHSPDESHTDLGQLPFLPGELTPVWELLADRIR
- the pcp gene encoding pyroglutamyl-peptidase I; this translates as MLSARPERPVGQPRILLTGFDPFGGQPVNPSWLAVQALDGRELDGHVVVAAQLPTRFGQSLHVLRELLGQHRPALVVCTGQAGGRAAISLERVAINVNDARIPDNAGAQPVDTPVVEGGPAAYFTTLPIKAMLAALLAEGIRGDVSQTAGTFVCNHVFYGLMHLLAQPAWAGTRGGLVHVPWLPQQGAPSMTLEQLARGLEVALRCALRTSADLRLAAGALN
- a CDS encoding neutral zinc metallopeptidase, with translation MRWEGEQGSGNVEDYRGSGGGGGGGFRLGGGLSIGAIVIALVGGAIFGINPLTILGLLSGGGPAPVQQQQAHQPPANDKTAQFVSVVLANTEQVWTQVFAQGGARYQPPKLALYDGAIRTGCGSGQAAMGPFYCPADQKVYIDLSFYRTLRERLGAPGEFAQAYVIAHEVGHHVQHLLGISDRVDQQRARGSQAQGNAMSVRLELQADCFAGVWAHHSQESKGWLDPGDIEAALNAAQKIGDDTLQRSAGRAVVPESFTHGSSAQRQRWFNTGWQSGSVKSCDTFSAQSL